GGAGGGTTAGGATTGTCAAACGTGCAACGACGTTTGGAGTTATTGTACGGGAAGGATTACTCGCTTCGGATAGAAGAAACAGAAACGCAATATAAAGTTCATTTACAATTGAAATTATGAAATGTATTATTGTCGACGACGAGCCGATCGCACGGAAGGGTATCCGGTCTCTTATAGCCCGGGTGCCGGAACTGGAACTGATGGAGATGTTCAATAATGCCTCCTCCGCGGCCACTTACCTAACCTCTCACCCGGTAGACCTCGTCTTTCTCGACGTACAGATGCCCGGTATCACGGGAATCGAGTTCGCCCGGAATATTTCTAAAGATACATTGATCATCTTTACAACAGCGTACACGGAATACGCGTTAGATAGTTACGAGGTGGATGCCGTGGATTATCTGGTAAAACCCATTGAATTCGAACGTTTCCAGAAAGCGGTCAACAAAGCAATGAACTATCACACTTTACTCGTCACGGGAGAAAAAGAAAACATCGAGGAAGTGGAGAATGATTACCTGTTTGTGAAATCCGAACGCCGTTATTTCAAGGTAAATTTCGAGGATATTCTTTTTATCGAGGGACTGAAAGATTACGTGATTCTCCAGTTGAAAGATCAACGGATCATTACCAAAATGACTCTCAAGGCCATACACGAACAACTTCCTGCCAGTCTGTTTTTCCGCATTAACAAATCCTATATCATCAACACCCGACACATCACCTCCTTCGACAACAACGACGTCACCATCCGCTCACACGAAATCGCCATTGGCAATAGTTACCGGGACGACTTTTTCGAGAAATTCGTGACGAAAAGAGGTGGGTTCAAAAAAGGTGTTCTTTAAAAAATAGCATTGAAGATAAAAGATAAATTCTTATCTTTGTAAGAACGAAGTAATTCATTACCCATGAAACGAGCTGACGTAGTAGAACAAATTAGAAAGATAATACATGAAATTGCCCCAACAGCTAAAGCTATCCTGTTTGGTTCTGAGGCTCGTGGAGAAGCTCGTTCTGATAGTGACATTGACTTGTTGATTTTAGTCGACGGAGAAAAAATGTCTCTAGAACAGGAAGAATCTATTACTCTACCTCTTTATGAACTGGAATTAAAGACAGGTGTCACGATCAGCCCTATCATAATGTTAAAAAAGCTTTGGGAAAATCGTCCATTTAAAACACCATTTTATATCAACATTGTAAATGAAGGGATCGTGTTATGAAAGAAAAAATGGACGAAAATAGCAAGAATGCATTGATTGCATACAGAATACAACGAGCTTATGAAACATTGAAAGAGGCAGAGGTTATGAAACGTGAAAATTTCTATAATGCAGCCATCAATCGTTTGTATTACGCATGTTATTATGCAACCGTGGCTCTCCTATTAAAGTATGATATTCAAACACAAACTCACAATGGGGTTAAAACGATGCTCGGATTACATTTTGTCGCAACTGGCAAATTACCATTAAAAATTGGTAAAACATTCAGTACTTTATTTGAAAAAAGGCATAGTGGGGACTATGATGATTTTGCTTATTGCGATGAAGATTTAGTAAATGAATTATTTCCGCAAGCTAAAATTTTCATCGATGCTATTACTGATTTGATAAAAACAGAATAGAATCTAAATTCATTTCAAAGTATCTTACGAAAAAGAGCGTCCAACTCTAAATCTGTCGAACGCTCTCCTTTATTTTAAATTCCACCACTATTCCCACTCTATCGTGGCTGGTGGCTTTGAGCTGATGTCATAAACAACGCGGTTAATCCCCCGGACATTATTGATAATCCTGTTAGACACTTTTGCCAAAAATTCGTATGGTAGGTGACACCAATCGGCTGTCATCCCATCCGTTGATTCCACGGCACGCAAGGCTACCACACTTTCGTAAGTACGCTCGTCTCCCATCACCCCGACACTCTTGATCGGGAGTAAGATGGTTCCGGCTTGCCATACTTTATCGTACAGACCTTCTTCTTGAAGCATGGAAATATAAATATAGTCGGCCTCCTGCAATAATCTCACTTTCTCTTTCGTGATCTCCCCTAAGATACGAATAGCTAAACCCGGTCCGGGGAAAGGATGACGCTTCAAAAACTTATCCGCCAATCCAAGACTCTTACCTACCCGGCGAACTTCATCCTTGAATAACAGACGTAAAGGCTCCACGACCTTCAGTTTCATATAATCGGGTAAACCGCCCACGTTATGATGTGACTTGATGGTCTGTGACGGTCCGTTCACTGATGATGATTCAATCACATCCGGGTAAATCGTACCTTGCCCCAACCATTTTGCATCTTTTACTTTATGCGACTCTTCGTCGAACACGTCCACGAATGTTGCTCCGATAATCTTACGTTTCTTCTCGGGATCTTCGATACCTGCCAAACGGGAAAGGAAAAGATCTCCCGCATCCACACCGATCACGTTCAAGCCGAGTTCCTTGTAATTTTCAAGCACATCAGAGAACTCGTTTTTCCGCAACAAACCATTGTCCACGAAAATACAAGTCAAATTCTTACCGATAGCCCGGTGTAATAACATCGCTGCAACCGTGGAGTCTACTCCCCCCGATAAACCAAGAATCACACGGTCTTCGCCGATCTTTTCCTTCAATTCGGCAACCGTAGTCTCGATAAAAGAATCCGGTGTCCAGTCTTGTTTACAACCACAGATGTCCACCACGAAATTCTTCAACAAAGCGGTTCCTTCCGTGCTGTGGTACACCTCCGGGTGGAATTGAATACCGAAAGTTTCTTCTCCCCCAATGCAGTAAGCGGCATTCTCCACGTCAGACGTGCTGGCAACCACCGTGTAATGCGAGGGTAACACCTCTATCGTGTCACCGTGAGACATCCACACCTGTGAATGTTGGCTGATATTTTTGAACAACGGGCAAGAATTATCAACAAATGATAAATTCGCCCGACCGTACTCTCTCTTGTTCGAGGCTTTAACTTCACCCCCGAAATAATGGGCCAGATACTGAGCCCCGTAACATACTCCCAGCAACGGTAATTTTCCTTTTATAGAAGACAAATCCGGTTGCGGGGCCTTCTCGTCACGCACGGAAAAAGGACTTCCCGAAAGGATCACGCCTTTCACGGACGCATCAAGTGCAGGGTAGTGATTGAAAGGGTAAATCTCGCAATAGACATTCAGTTCCCGCACGCGTCTCGCTATCAACTGCGTGTACTGTGAACCGAAATCCAGTATTAGAATTTTCTCTTGCATGTGAATCGCTTATTTATTTTCGGGCAAAGATACGTTTTTTTCGCCGGAACTTTAAAAAAGTCCTGACGAAAAAGTTACAGGTTACAAGTTAACAGGTTACAGGCTATTGATATACTTATAACCTCCTGATATGCAGGGTTAAAAAATGACGTTATTTCGTAACCTAAAATCCCTATAAACCGTAATTCACTTACACTTTACAATTTTAACCTGTAACTTGCAATCTGTTAACTTGTAACTTTT
The window above is part of the Butyricimonas paravirosa genome. Proteins encoded here:
- a CDS encoding LytR/AlgR family response regulator transcription factor; the encoded protein is MKCIIVDDEPIARKGIRSLIARVPELELMEMFNNASSAATYLTSHPVDLVFLDVQMPGITGIEFARNISKDTLIIFTTAYTEYALDSYEVDAVDYLVKPIEFERFQKAVNKAMNYHTLLVTGEKENIEEVENDYLFVKSERRYFKVNFEDILFIEGLKDYVILQLKDQRIITKMTLKAIHEQLPASLFFRINKSYIINTRHITSFDNNDVTIRSHEIAIGNSYRDDFFEKFVTKRGGFKKGVL
- a CDS encoding nucleotidyltransferase family protein gives rise to the protein MKRADVVEQIRKIIHEIAPTAKAILFGSEARGEARSDSDIDLLILVDGEKMSLEQEESITLPLYELELKTGVTISPIIMLKKLWENRPFKTPFYINIVNEGIVL
- a CDS encoding HEPN domain-containing protein, yielding MKEKMDENSKNALIAYRIQRAYETLKEAEVMKRENFYNAAINRLYYACYYATVALLLKYDIQTQTHNGVKTMLGLHFVATGKLPLKIGKTFSTLFEKRHSGDYDDFAYCDEDLVNELFPQAKIFIDAITDLIKTE
- the guaA gene encoding glutamine-hydrolyzing GMP synthase — protein: MQEKILILDFGSQYTQLIARRVRELNVYCEIYPFNHYPALDASVKGVILSGSPFSVRDEKAPQPDLSSIKGKLPLLGVCYGAQYLAHYFGGEVKASNKREYGRANLSFVDNSCPLFKNISQHSQVWMSHGDTIEVLPSHYTVVASTSDVENAAYCIGGEETFGIQFHPEVYHSTEGTALLKNFVVDICGCKQDWTPDSFIETTVAELKEKIGEDRVILGLSGGVDSTVAAMLLHRAIGKNLTCIFVDNGLLRKNEFSDVLENYKELGLNVIGVDAGDLFLSRLAGIEDPEKKRKIIGATFVDVFDEESHKVKDAKWLGQGTIYPDVIESSSVNGPSQTIKSHHNVGGLPDYMKLKVVEPLRLLFKDEVRRVGKSLGLADKFLKRHPFPGPGLAIRILGEITKEKVRLLQEADYIYISMLQEEGLYDKVWQAGTILLPIKSVGVMGDERTYESVVALRAVESTDGMTADWCHLPYEFLAKVSNRIINNVRGINRVVYDISSKPPATIEWE